The Xiphias gladius isolate SHS-SW01 ecotype Sanya breed wild chromosome 4, ASM1685928v1, whole genome shotgun sequence genome includes a window with the following:
- the LOC120788718 gene encoding tyrosine-protein phosphatase non-receptor type 14-like isoform X1: MPFRLKLRRTRRYNVLSKNYFVTRIRLLDSNVIECTLSVESTGQECLEAVAQRLELRETHFFGLWFQGKTQAPAQRWVELEKPLKKQLDKFGNEPLLFFGVMFYVPSVSRLEQEATRYQYYLQVKKEVLDGRLHCTVEQGIRLAGLAVQADFGDFTQFMSQDFLREYVLFPVNWPNGDEVLEEWTQKVAEEHKSHCRMQAAEAELLYIKEVEKLDGFGQESFAAKDNYTNDIFIGVSFIGVFVKHRNGRSIMLHKWKDIGTIAHNKSAITVEITSRDDTIIFHMEDMEMAKYIARLFTARHKFYKQNKICAEPTHSPAPIRRRPTWTHRPSLSSPQSCNFQSMHSHYAEHYQDTQSSQDSIFHDDPYYKSETSLDRCPVDFPFRNGTVPNGSMYSSPSLSSLNHSQTFVPPSPISSNLSIPGSELMRPDYIPSHRHSAIIAPSYRPTPEYDAVMRQKRRMLPAHHDLHSQSLRSLNISNACAYRQPEALVYSQPEMRERGPYHGLGPSPGPYTPQISYSKPVSHGPHQGGPASSQGPCHSPCVNGGGGSGGGGGVGSSISHTVSTPELANTKQQGTNAGSYAATANMLRNHMSRPPPPYPSSSFRPATSTPDLASHRHRCIGGSSPELVTRMVQLSVKTFQPDSSAVVHQSLQEVSEPLTAAAKHRSTLGKRHSMEVITSMRGGGGGGGMEGMVMKGMNAPLHRRNTLREHVMPPQPQSIPQPQPQTPQSQPQPQPQPPPQQPKELPMQMPAQKAPEASVAPPAAVAYQHQKTLSNATMLIHSSESEEEEEEEEERPELDVQIPGLNEEISISAQLQAALAKLPNKPPPEYPGPPRPPSNAQIRNHTHNQNHSHHHNHNQGPQSNQGPMEANQAQGRALKTGQSQGGGGPGGGCGAGAGGTLTRGDQGGVNGAVLGPSISEPDLTSVKERVRKEPVKERPVSEMFSLEDSIVEREIAQRTLERQKMSVDSMKRPLMMAALNGLYVARMPVPKSPAEEGAKAATDERCKTLELKLEEERVFTEYEQVPKKRANSVLTTATLPENTERNRFRDVVPYEENRVELVPNKENNTGYINASHIKVMIRGEEWHYIATQGPLANTCADFWQMVWEQGVNVIAMVTAEEEGGRSKSHRYWPKLGSKHNSATHGKFKVTTKFRTDSGCYATTGLKVKHLLSGQERTVWHLQYTDWPEQGCPEYVVGFLSYLEEIQSVRRHTNSMLDTSKSLNPPVVVHCSAGVGRTGVVILTELMISCLEHNEPMEVPTMLSELRQQRMLMVQTISQYKFVYQVLIQFLKNSRLI; this comes from the exons gTATCAGTATTACCTGCAGGTAAAGAAGGAGGTGTTGGATGGACGTCTCCACTGCACAGTAGAGCAGGGGATCAGACTAGCAGGCCTGGCAGTACAAG cTGACTTTGGAGACTTCACACAGTTCATGTCTCAGGACTTCCTCAGGGAGTACGTGCTCTTCCCAGTG aaCTGGCCTAATGGAGATGAGGTGCTGGAGGAGTGGACTCAGAAGGTCGCTGAGGAGCACAAGAGTCACTG TCGAATGCAGGCTGCTGAAGCAGAGCTGCTGTACATCAAGGAGGTGGAGAAACTGGACGGTTTTGGCCAGGAGAGCTTTGCTGCTAAG GACAACTACACCAACGATATTTTCATTGGTGTGTCCTTCATTGGAGTGTTTGTCAAACACAGAAATGGCAGATCCATCATGCTCCACAA gtggaaGGACATTGGTACCATAGCACACAACAAGTCAGCCATCACAGTAGAGATAACAAGCAGAGACGACACCATCATTTTTCACATG GAGGATATGGAAATGGCCAAGTACATCGCTCGTCTTTTCACGGCCAGACACAAATTCTACAAACAGAACAAGATCTGTGCAGA GCCCACTCATTCACCTGCGCCAATCAGGAGGAGACCGACCTGGACCCACCGCCCCTCTCTG TCGAGTCCCCAGTCCTGTAACTTCCAGTCAATGCATTCCCATTATGCAGAGCATTATCAGGACACACAGAGCTCTCAAG ACAGCATCTTCCATGACGACCCCTACTACAAGTCAGAAACCAGTCTGGACCGCTGCCCGGTCGACTTTCCTTTCCGAAACGGTACCGTGCCCAATGGAAGCATGTACAGCAGCCCCAGCCTGAGCTCCCTCAATCATTCCCAGACTTTTGTCCCGCCCTCGCCCATATCCTCCAACCTCAGCATCCCCGGCAGTGAGCTGATGCGCCCTGACTACATCCCCAGCCACCGCCACAGTGCCATCATTGCTCCGTCCTACCGGCCCACGCCTGAGTACGATGCTGTCATGAGGCAGAAGCGGCGGATGCTCCCCGCTCACCATGATCTCCACAGCCAATCACTGCGCAGTCTGAACATCAGTAATGCCTGTGCTTACCGCCAGCCTGAAGCTTTGGTGTACAGCCAGCCAGAGATGAGGGAGAGGGGCCCTTATCATGGCCTGGGGCCAAGCCCTGGACCTTACACACCACAG atcAGCTACAGTAAGCCAGTGTCCCATGGCCCTCATCAGGGAGGACCAGCTAGCAGCCAGGGCCCCTGTCACTCACCCTGTGTTAATGGCGGTGGAGGCAGTGGCGGAGGTGGAGGTGTAGGAAGCTCCATCTCTCACACTGTCAGCACACCTGAGTTGGCGAATACCAAACAACAGGGGACCAATGCGGGAAGCTATGCAGCTACAGCAAACATGCTGAGAAACCACATGTCGCGCCCTCCTCCACCGTACCCTTCCAGCTCCTTCCGCCCGGCCACCAGTACACCGGACCTGGCCAGCCACCGTCACCGCTGCATCGGGGGCAGCAGTCCGGAGCTGGTTACCCGCATGGTGCAACTGTCGGTCAAGACCTTCCAGCCGGACAGCTCGGCTGTTGTGCACCAGTCCCTGCAGGAGGTCAGTGAACCATTAACTGCAGCTGCTAAGCACCGCTCCACTCTGGGTAAGAGACACAGCATGGAGGTGATCACCAgcatgagaggaggaggaggaggaggagggatggagggcaTGGTGATGAAGGGCATGAATGCTCCACTTCATCGGAGGAATACTCTCAGAGAACATGTGATGCCGCCTCAGCCCCAGTCCATTCCTCAGCCCCAGCCCCAAACTCCTCAGTCACAACCCCAGCCGCAGCCCCAGCCTCCACCTCAGCAGCCAAAAGAGTTGCCCATGCAGATGCCTGCCCAGAAAGCACCTGAGGCTTCTGTAGCACCACCTGCAGCAGTGGCCTACCAGCATCAAAAGACTCTTTCTAATGCTACCATGCTCATACACAGTAGTgagagtgaagaagaggaggaggaggaagaggagaggccCGAGCTGGATGTTCAAATCCCAGGTCTCAACGAGGAAATCAGCATCAGCGCTCAGCTCCAGGCTGCTCTGGCCAAGCTGCCCAACAAACCCCCTCCAGAGTACCCTGGTCCTCCTAGACCTCCTAGCAACGCTCAGATCCGCAACCACACCCACAATCAAAACCACAGtcaccaccacaaccacaatCAAGGACCACAGAGCAACCAGGGACCAATGGAAGCAAACCAAGCCCAGGGCCGAGCCCTCAAAACCGGGCAGAGCCAGGGCGGTGGCGGGCCTGGAGGAGGTTGTGGTGCCGGTGCTGGTGGGACACTGACACGAGGGGACCAGGGTGGGGTGAATGGAGCAGTTTTAGGTCCATCCATCTCAGAACCGGACCTGACCAGTGTGAAGGAGAGGGTGAGGAAGGAGCCGGTCAAAGAGAGGCCGGTGTCAGAGATGTTCTCCTTGGAAGACAGCATAGTGGAGAGGGAAATCGCTCAAAGG ACGCTGGAGAGACAGAAGATGTCTGTGGACTCCATGAAGAGGCCGCTGATGATGGCCGCCCTCAACGGCCTCTATGTGGCCCGAATGCCTGTCCCCAAGAGTCCCGCAGAGGAAGGCGCCAAGGCTGCTACCGACGAACGG TGTAAGACCTTGGAGTTGAAGCTGGAAGAGGAGCGAGTCTTCACTGAGTATGAGCAGGTGCCCAAGAAGAGGGCAAACTCTGTTCTCACCACAGCAACTCTGCCTGAAAACACAGAGCGCAACCGTTTCCGTGACGTCGTCCCTTATGAGGAGAATCGGGTCGAGCTCGTACCAAACAAGGAGAACAACACGGGCTACATTAATGCCTCGCATATAAAG gTGATGATCAGAGGGGAGGAGTGGCACTACATTGCCACCCAGGGCCCGCTAGCCAACACCTGTGCCGACTTCTGGCAGATGGTCTGGGAGCAGGGGGTCAACGTCATCGCCATGGTTACTGCAGaggag GAGGGTGGTCGGTCCAAGAGTCACCGCTACTGGCCTAAACTGGGCTCCAAGCACAACTCGGCCACTCACGGCAAGTTCAAGGTGACCACCAAATTCCGCACCGACTCAGGCTGCTACGCCACCACGGGGTTAAAGGTCAAACACCTGCTGTCTGGCCAGGAGAGGACGGTCTGGCACCTGCAGTACACCGACTGGCCTGAGCAGGGCTGTCCTGAATATGTCGTGGGATTCCTCT CCTACCTAGAGGAGATCCAGTCTGTAAGGAGACACACTAACTCCATGCTGGACACCTCAAAGAGCCTCAATCCTCCTGTGGTGGTGCACTGTAGCGCCGGGGTGGGTCGTACCGGCGTGGTCATCCTCACTGAGCTCATGATCAGCTGCCTGGAGCACAATGAG cCAATGGAGGTTCCCACCATGTTGTCAGagctgaggcagcagaggatGCTGATGGTGCAGACCATCTCCCAGTACAAGTTTGTCTACCAGGTCCTCATCCAGTTCCTCAAGAATTCCCGCCTCATCTGA
- the LOC120788718 gene encoding tyrosine-protein phosphatase non-receptor type 14-like isoform X3, with the protein MSQDFLREYVLFPVNWPNGDEVLEEWTQKVAEEHKSHCRMQAAEAELLYIKEVEKLDGFGQESFAAKDNYTNDIFIGVSFIGVFVKHRNGRSIMLHKWKDIGTIAHNKSAITVEITSRDDTIIFHMEDMEMAKYIARLFTARHKFYKQNKICAEPTHSPAPIRRRPTWTHRPSLSSPQSCNFQSMHSHYAEHYQDTQSSQDSIFHDDPYYKSETSLDRCPVDFPFRNGTVPNGSMYSSPSLSSLNHSQTFVPPSPISSNLSIPGSELMRPDYIPSHRHSAIIAPSYRPTPEYDAVMRQKRRMLPAHHDLHSQSLRSLNISNACAYRQPEALVYSQPEMRERGPYHGLGPSPGPYTPQISYSKPVSHGPHQGGPASSQGPCHSPCVNGGGGSGGGGGVGSSISHTVSTPELANTKQQGTNAGSYAATANMLRNHMSRPPPPYPSSSFRPATSTPDLASHRHRCIGGSSPELVTRMVQLSVKTFQPDSSAVVHQSLQEVSEPLTAAAKHRSTLGKRHSMEVITSMRGGGGGGGMEGMVMKGMNAPLHRRNTLREHVMPPQPQSIPQPQPQTPQSQPQPQPQPPPQQPKELPMQMPAQKAPEASVAPPAAVAYQHQKTLSNATMLIHSSESEEEEEEEEERPELDVQIPGLNEEISISAQLQAALAKLPNKPPPEYPGPPRPPSNAQIRNHTHNQNHSHHHNHNQGPQSNQGPMEANQAQGRALKTGQSQGGGGPGGGCGAGAGGTLTRGDQGGVNGAVLGPSISEPDLTSVKERVRKEPVKERPVSEMFSLEDSIVEREIAQRTLERQKMSVDSMKRPLMMAALNGLYVARMPVPKSPAEEGAKAATDERCKTLELKLEEERVFTEYEQVPKKRANSVLTTATLPENTERNRFRDVVPYEENRVELVPNKENNTGYINASHIKVMIRGEEWHYIATQGPLANTCADFWQMVWEQGVNVIAMVTAEEEGGRSKSHRYWPKLGSKHNSATHGKFKVTTKFRTDSGCYATTGLKVKHLLSGQERTVWHLQYTDWPEQGCPEYVVGFLSYLEEIQSVRRHTNSMLDTSKSLNPPVVVHCSAGVGRTGVVILTELMISCLEHNEPMEVPTMLSELRQQRMLMVQTISQYKFVYQVLIQFLKNSRLI; encoded by the exons ATGTCTCAGGACTTCCTCAGGGAGTACGTGCTCTTCCCAGTG aaCTGGCCTAATGGAGATGAGGTGCTGGAGGAGTGGACTCAGAAGGTCGCTGAGGAGCACAAGAGTCACTG TCGAATGCAGGCTGCTGAAGCAGAGCTGCTGTACATCAAGGAGGTGGAGAAACTGGACGGTTTTGGCCAGGAGAGCTTTGCTGCTAAG GACAACTACACCAACGATATTTTCATTGGTGTGTCCTTCATTGGAGTGTTTGTCAAACACAGAAATGGCAGATCCATCATGCTCCACAA gtggaaGGACATTGGTACCATAGCACACAACAAGTCAGCCATCACAGTAGAGATAACAAGCAGAGACGACACCATCATTTTTCACATG GAGGATATGGAAATGGCCAAGTACATCGCTCGTCTTTTCACGGCCAGACACAAATTCTACAAACAGAACAAGATCTGTGCAGA GCCCACTCATTCACCTGCGCCAATCAGGAGGAGACCGACCTGGACCCACCGCCCCTCTCTG TCGAGTCCCCAGTCCTGTAACTTCCAGTCAATGCATTCCCATTATGCAGAGCATTATCAGGACACACAGAGCTCTCAAG ACAGCATCTTCCATGACGACCCCTACTACAAGTCAGAAACCAGTCTGGACCGCTGCCCGGTCGACTTTCCTTTCCGAAACGGTACCGTGCCCAATGGAAGCATGTACAGCAGCCCCAGCCTGAGCTCCCTCAATCATTCCCAGACTTTTGTCCCGCCCTCGCCCATATCCTCCAACCTCAGCATCCCCGGCAGTGAGCTGATGCGCCCTGACTACATCCCCAGCCACCGCCACAGTGCCATCATTGCTCCGTCCTACCGGCCCACGCCTGAGTACGATGCTGTCATGAGGCAGAAGCGGCGGATGCTCCCCGCTCACCATGATCTCCACAGCCAATCACTGCGCAGTCTGAACATCAGTAATGCCTGTGCTTACCGCCAGCCTGAAGCTTTGGTGTACAGCCAGCCAGAGATGAGGGAGAGGGGCCCTTATCATGGCCTGGGGCCAAGCCCTGGACCTTACACACCACAG atcAGCTACAGTAAGCCAGTGTCCCATGGCCCTCATCAGGGAGGACCAGCTAGCAGCCAGGGCCCCTGTCACTCACCCTGTGTTAATGGCGGTGGAGGCAGTGGCGGAGGTGGAGGTGTAGGAAGCTCCATCTCTCACACTGTCAGCACACCTGAGTTGGCGAATACCAAACAACAGGGGACCAATGCGGGAAGCTATGCAGCTACAGCAAACATGCTGAGAAACCACATGTCGCGCCCTCCTCCACCGTACCCTTCCAGCTCCTTCCGCCCGGCCACCAGTACACCGGACCTGGCCAGCCACCGTCACCGCTGCATCGGGGGCAGCAGTCCGGAGCTGGTTACCCGCATGGTGCAACTGTCGGTCAAGACCTTCCAGCCGGACAGCTCGGCTGTTGTGCACCAGTCCCTGCAGGAGGTCAGTGAACCATTAACTGCAGCTGCTAAGCACCGCTCCACTCTGGGTAAGAGACACAGCATGGAGGTGATCACCAgcatgagaggaggaggaggaggaggagggatggagggcaTGGTGATGAAGGGCATGAATGCTCCACTTCATCGGAGGAATACTCTCAGAGAACATGTGATGCCGCCTCAGCCCCAGTCCATTCCTCAGCCCCAGCCCCAAACTCCTCAGTCACAACCCCAGCCGCAGCCCCAGCCTCCACCTCAGCAGCCAAAAGAGTTGCCCATGCAGATGCCTGCCCAGAAAGCACCTGAGGCTTCTGTAGCACCACCTGCAGCAGTGGCCTACCAGCATCAAAAGACTCTTTCTAATGCTACCATGCTCATACACAGTAGTgagagtgaagaagaggaggaggaggaagaggagaggccCGAGCTGGATGTTCAAATCCCAGGTCTCAACGAGGAAATCAGCATCAGCGCTCAGCTCCAGGCTGCTCTGGCCAAGCTGCCCAACAAACCCCCTCCAGAGTACCCTGGTCCTCCTAGACCTCCTAGCAACGCTCAGATCCGCAACCACACCCACAATCAAAACCACAGtcaccaccacaaccacaatCAAGGACCACAGAGCAACCAGGGACCAATGGAAGCAAACCAAGCCCAGGGCCGAGCCCTCAAAACCGGGCAGAGCCAGGGCGGTGGCGGGCCTGGAGGAGGTTGTGGTGCCGGTGCTGGTGGGACACTGACACGAGGGGACCAGGGTGGGGTGAATGGAGCAGTTTTAGGTCCATCCATCTCAGAACCGGACCTGACCAGTGTGAAGGAGAGGGTGAGGAAGGAGCCGGTCAAAGAGAGGCCGGTGTCAGAGATGTTCTCCTTGGAAGACAGCATAGTGGAGAGGGAAATCGCTCAAAGG ACGCTGGAGAGACAGAAGATGTCTGTGGACTCCATGAAGAGGCCGCTGATGATGGCCGCCCTCAACGGCCTCTATGTGGCCCGAATGCCTGTCCCCAAGAGTCCCGCAGAGGAAGGCGCCAAGGCTGCTACCGACGAACGG TGTAAGACCTTGGAGTTGAAGCTGGAAGAGGAGCGAGTCTTCACTGAGTATGAGCAGGTGCCCAAGAAGAGGGCAAACTCTGTTCTCACCACAGCAACTCTGCCTGAAAACACAGAGCGCAACCGTTTCCGTGACGTCGTCCCTTATGAGGAGAATCGGGTCGAGCTCGTACCAAACAAGGAGAACAACACGGGCTACATTAATGCCTCGCATATAAAG gTGATGATCAGAGGGGAGGAGTGGCACTACATTGCCACCCAGGGCCCGCTAGCCAACACCTGTGCCGACTTCTGGCAGATGGTCTGGGAGCAGGGGGTCAACGTCATCGCCATGGTTACTGCAGaggag GAGGGTGGTCGGTCCAAGAGTCACCGCTACTGGCCTAAACTGGGCTCCAAGCACAACTCGGCCACTCACGGCAAGTTCAAGGTGACCACCAAATTCCGCACCGACTCAGGCTGCTACGCCACCACGGGGTTAAAGGTCAAACACCTGCTGTCTGGCCAGGAGAGGACGGTCTGGCACCTGCAGTACACCGACTGGCCTGAGCAGGGCTGTCCTGAATATGTCGTGGGATTCCTCT CCTACCTAGAGGAGATCCAGTCTGTAAGGAGACACACTAACTCCATGCTGGACACCTCAAAGAGCCTCAATCCTCCTGTGGTGGTGCACTGTAGCGCCGGGGTGGGTCGTACCGGCGTGGTCATCCTCACTGAGCTCATGATCAGCTGCCTGGAGCACAATGAG cCAATGGAGGTTCCCACCATGTTGTCAGagctgaggcagcagaggatGCTGATGGTGCAGACCATCTCCCAGTACAAGTTTGTCTACCAGGTCCTCATCCAGTTCCTCAAGAATTCCCGCCTCATCTGA
- the LOC120788718 gene encoding tyrosine-protein phosphatase non-receptor type 14-like isoform X2 — translation MPFRLKLRRTRRYNVLSKNYFVTRIRLLDSNVIECTLSVESTGQECLEAVAQRLELRETHFFGLWFQGKTQAPAQRWVELEKPLKKQLDKFGNEPLLFFGVMFYVPSVSRLEQEATRYQYYLQVKKEVLDGRLHCTVEQGIRLAGLAVQADFGDFTQFMSQDFLREYVLFPVNWPNGDEVLEEWTQKVAEEHKSHCRMQAAEAELLYIKEVEKLDGFGQESFAAKDNYTNDIFIGVSFIGVFVKHRNGRSIMLHKWKDIGTIAHNKSAITVEITSRDDTIIFHMEDMEMAKYIARLFTARHKFYKQNKICAEPTHSPAPIRRRPTWTHRPSLSSPQSCNFQSMHSHYAEHYQDTQSSQDSIFHDDPYYKSETSLDRCPVDFPFRNGTVPNGSMYSSPSLSSLNHSQTFVPPSPISSNLSIPGSELMRPDYIPSHRHSAIIAPSYRPTPEYDAVMRQKRRMLPAHHDLHSQSLRSLNISNACAYRQPEALVYSQPEMRERGPYHGLGPSPGPYTPQISYSKPVSHGPHQGGPASSQGPCHSPCVNGGGGSGGGGGVGSSISHTVSTPELANTKQQGTNAGSYAATANMLRNHMSRPPPPYPSSSFRPATSTPDLASHRHRCIGGSSPELVTRMVQLSVKTFQPDSSAVVHQSLQEVSEPLTAAAKHRSTLGKRHSMEVITSMRGGGGGGGMEGMVMKGMNAPLHRRNTLREHVMPPQPQSIPQPQPQTPQSQPQPQPQPPPQQPKELPMQMPAQKAPEASVAPPAAVAYQHQKTLSNATMLIHSSESEEEEEEEEERPELDVQIPGLNEEISISAQLQAALAKLPNKPPPEYPGPPRPPSNAQIRNHTHNQNHSHHHNHNQGPQSNQGPMEANQAQGRALKTGQSQGGGGPGGGCGAGAGGTLTRGDQGGVNGAVLGPSISEPDLTSVKERVRKEPVKERPVSEMFSLEDSIVEREIAQRTLERQKMSVDSMKRPLMMAALNGLYVARMPVPKSPAEEGAKAATDERCKTLELKLEEERVFTEYEQVPKKRANSVLTTATLPENTERNRFRDVVPYEENRVELVPNKENNTGYINASHIKVMIRGEEWHYIATQGPLANTCADFWQMVWEQGVNVIAMVTAEEPMEVPTMLSELRQQRMLMVQTISQYKFVYQVLIQFLKNSRLI, via the exons gTATCAGTATTACCTGCAGGTAAAGAAGGAGGTGTTGGATGGACGTCTCCACTGCACAGTAGAGCAGGGGATCAGACTAGCAGGCCTGGCAGTACAAG cTGACTTTGGAGACTTCACACAGTTCATGTCTCAGGACTTCCTCAGGGAGTACGTGCTCTTCCCAGTG aaCTGGCCTAATGGAGATGAGGTGCTGGAGGAGTGGACTCAGAAGGTCGCTGAGGAGCACAAGAGTCACTG TCGAATGCAGGCTGCTGAAGCAGAGCTGCTGTACATCAAGGAGGTGGAGAAACTGGACGGTTTTGGCCAGGAGAGCTTTGCTGCTAAG GACAACTACACCAACGATATTTTCATTGGTGTGTCCTTCATTGGAGTGTTTGTCAAACACAGAAATGGCAGATCCATCATGCTCCACAA gtggaaGGACATTGGTACCATAGCACACAACAAGTCAGCCATCACAGTAGAGATAACAAGCAGAGACGACACCATCATTTTTCACATG GAGGATATGGAAATGGCCAAGTACATCGCTCGTCTTTTCACGGCCAGACACAAATTCTACAAACAGAACAAGATCTGTGCAGA GCCCACTCATTCACCTGCGCCAATCAGGAGGAGACCGACCTGGACCCACCGCCCCTCTCTG TCGAGTCCCCAGTCCTGTAACTTCCAGTCAATGCATTCCCATTATGCAGAGCATTATCAGGACACACAGAGCTCTCAAG ACAGCATCTTCCATGACGACCCCTACTACAAGTCAGAAACCAGTCTGGACCGCTGCCCGGTCGACTTTCCTTTCCGAAACGGTACCGTGCCCAATGGAAGCATGTACAGCAGCCCCAGCCTGAGCTCCCTCAATCATTCCCAGACTTTTGTCCCGCCCTCGCCCATATCCTCCAACCTCAGCATCCCCGGCAGTGAGCTGATGCGCCCTGACTACATCCCCAGCCACCGCCACAGTGCCATCATTGCTCCGTCCTACCGGCCCACGCCTGAGTACGATGCTGTCATGAGGCAGAAGCGGCGGATGCTCCCCGCTCACCATGATCTCCACAGCCAATCACTGCGCAGTCTGAACATCAGTAATGCCTGTGCTTACCGCCAGCCTGAAGCTTTGGTGTACAGCCAGCCAGAGATGAGGGAGAGGGGCCCTTATCATGGCCTGGGGCCAAGCCCTGGACCTTACACACCACAG atcAGCTACAGTAAGCCAGTGTCCCATGGCCCTCATCAGGGAGGACCAGCTAGCAGCCAGGGCCCCTGTCACTCACCCTGTGTTAATGGCGGTGGAGGCAGTGGCGGAGGTGGAGGTGTAGGAAGCTCCATCTCTCACACTGTCAGCACACCTGAGTTGGCGAATACCAAACAACAGGGGACCAATGCGGGAAGCTATGCAGCTACAGCAAACATGCTGAGAAACCACATGTCGCGCCCTCCTCCACCGTACCCTTCCAGCTCCTTCCGCCCGGCCACCAGTACACCGGACCTGGCCAGCCACCGTCACCGCTGCATCGGGGGCAGCAGTCCGGAGCTGGTTACCCGCATGGTGCAACTGTCGGTCAAGACCTTCCAGCCGGACAGCTCGGCTGTTGTGCACCAGTCCCTGCAGGAGGTCAGTGAACCATTAACTGCAGCTGCTAAGCACCGCTCCACTCTGGGTAAGAGACACAGCATGGAGGTGATCACCAgcatgagaggaggaggaggaggaggagggatggagggcaTGGTGATGAAGGGCATGAATGCTCCACTTCATCGGAGGAATACTCTCAGAGAACATGTGATGCCGCCTCAGCCCCAGTCCATTCCTCAGCCCCAGCCCCAAACTCCTCAGTCACAACCCCAGCCGCAGCCCCAGCCTCCACCTCAGCAGCCAAAAGAGTTGCCCATGCAGATGCCTGCCCAGAAAGCACCTGAGGCTTCTGTAGCACCACCTGCAGCAGTGGCCTACCAGCATCAAAAGACTCTTTCTAATGCTACCATGCTCATACACAGTAGTgagagtgaagaagaggaggaggaggaagaggagaggccCGAGCTGGATGTTCAAATCCCAGGTCTCAACGAGGAAATCAGCATCAGCGCTCAGCTCCAGGCTGCTCTGGCCAAGCTGCCCAACAAACCCCCTCCAGAGTACCCTGGTCCTCCTAGACCTCCTAGCAACGCTCAGATCCGCAACCACACCCACAATCAAAACCACAGtcaccaccacaaccacaatCAAGGACCACAGAGCAACCAGGGACCAATGGAAGCAAACCAAGCCCAGGGCCGAGCCCTCAAAACCGGGCAGAGCCAGGGCGGTGGCGGGCCTGGAGGAGGTTGTGGTGCCGGTGCTGGTGGGACACTGACACGAGGGGACCAGGGTGGGGTGAATGGAGCAGTTTTAGGTCCATCCATCTCAGAACCGGACCTGACCAGTGTGAAGGAGAGGGTGAGGAAGGAGCCGGTCAAAGAGAGGCCGGTGTCAGAGATGTTCTCCTTGGAAGACAGCATAGTGGAGAGGGAAATCGCTCAAAGG ACGCTGGAGAGACAGAAGATGTCTGTGGACTCCATGAAGAGGCCGCTGATGATGGCCGCCCTCAACGGCCTCTATGTGGCCCGAATGCCTGTCCCCAAGAGTCCCGCAGAGGAAGGCGCCAAGGCTGCTACCGACGAACGG TGTAAGACCTTGGAGTTGAAGCTGGAAGAGGAGCGAGTCTTCACTGAGTATGAGCAGGTGCCCAAGAAGAGGGCAAACTCTGTTCTCACCACAGCAACTCTGCCTGAAAACACAGAGCGCAACCGTTTCCGTGACGTCGTCCCTTATGAGGAGAATCGGGTCGAGCTCGTACCAAACAAGGAGAACAACACGGGCTACATTAATGCCTCGCATATAAAG gTGATGATCAGAGGGGAGGAGTGGCACTACATTGCCACCCAGGGCCCGCTAGCCAACACCTGTGCCGACTTCTGGCAGATGGTCTGGGAGCAGGGGGTCAACGTCATCGCCATGGTTACTGCAGaggag cCAATGGAGGTTCCCACCATGTTGTCAGagctgaggcagcagaggatGCTGATGGTGCAGACCATCTCCCAGTACAAGTTTGTCTACCAGGTCCTCATCCAGTTCCTCAAGAATTCCCGCCTCATCTGA